The following coding sequences are from one Segnochrobactrum spirostomi window:
- a CDS encoding LacI family DNA-binding transcriptional regulator has product MKQKGITLKDVALAANVSRATAARALSSYGYVGDETALRVQQAADRLGYRANRVAKALRSGQLPIVGFVPGDIQNPFFAHIAHDLEVELRKEGRNLLIASSEEDVAQEKEVLESLRSLGLRGFILAPASSSDTRHIAKMVREGMACVLIDRVAEGVRCDSVIVDNKAGAHEAISYLVANGHRRIGFLTEGSQIFTAQERHAGYLMALADHGIAPDESLIALSRSAVEHAIDATIRLFSQRDRPTALFTVDSLMTQGALLGLRSMGISIPHDVSLIGFDDFDLATFTDPQITVVAQPIADIGPLAARLLVERLDGLSESPRQTRFPTRLIVRGSVSRPRAR; this is encoded by the coding sequence GTGAAACAGAAAGGCATAACCCTCAAGGACGTCGCCCTCGCGGCCAATGTCTCGCGCGCGACCGCGGCGAGAGCCTTGAGCAGCTATGGTTATGTCGGCGACGAGACCGCCTTGCGCGTCCAGCAGGCGGCGGATCGCCTCGGCTACCGCGCGAACCGCGTCGCCAAGGCGCTGCGCAGCGGGCAATTGCCGATCGTCGGTTTCGTGCCGGGCGACATCCAGAACCCCTTCTTCGCCCATATCGCCCACGATCTCGAGGTCGAACTGCGCAAGGAGGGGCGCAATCTCCTGATCGCGAGCAGCGAGGAAGACGTCGCGCAGGAGAAGGAAGTGCTTGAGAGCCTGCGCTCGCTCGGCCTGCGCGGCTTCATCCTCGCACCCGCCTCGTCGAGCGACACCCGCCACATCGCCAAGATGGTGCGCGAGGGCATGGCCTGCGTGCTGATCGACCGCGTCGCCGAGGGCGTGCGCTGCGACAGCGTCATCGTCGACAACAAGGCGGGCGCTCACGAGGCGATCTCCTATCTCGTGGCGAACGGCCACCGGCGTATCGGCTTCCTGACCGAGGGCTCGCAGATCTTCACCGCCCAAGAGCGCCACGCCGGCTATCTGATGGCGCTCGCAGATCACGGCATCGCCCCGGACGAAAGCCTGATCGCCCTGTCGCGCTCCGCCGTAGAGCACGCGATCGACGCGACCATCCGCCTGTTCAGTCAGCGCGACCGGCCGACCGCCCTGTTCACGGTCGACAGCCTGATGACGCAAGGGGCCCTCCTCGGCCTGCGCTCGATGGGTATCAGCATTCCCCACGACGTCTCGCTGATCGGGTTCGACGATTTCGATCTCGCGACCTTCACCGATCCGCAGATCACGGTCGTCGCCCAGCCGATCGCCGACATCGGCCCGCTCGCGGCGCGCCTGCTCGTCGAACGGCTCGACGGCCTCAGCGAATCCCCGCGCCAGACCCGCTTCCCGACGCGTCTCATCGTCCGCGGTTCGGTCTCGCGTCCCCGCGCGCGCTGA
- a CDS encoding bifunctional sugar phosphate isomerase/epimerase/4-hydroxyphenylpyruvate dioxygenase family protein — MKTSIATVSLSGDLPEKLSAIARAGFDGVEIFENDFLAFDLSAREAGRLVREEGLEITLFQPFRDFEGLPEPLRGRAFDRAERKFDLMQELGADLLLVCSNVSPQALGGIDRAADDLAALGARAARRGLRIGYEALAWGRFVNDHRDAWEIVRRADHPAVGLILDSFHTLARGIDTASIRAIPADRLFLVQLADAPKLALDLLSWSRHFRTMPGQGDLPVADFLDAVRATGYDGVLSLEIFNDQFRAGSARAVAVDGKRSLLTLADRIGLADITATAKRAALPLPPRSAVERVEFVEFALDEASAAEFRRLIASLGFRRTGRHRSKEVEVWTQGAIALVVNAEREGFAHSFYITHGPGVCAWCLKVPDAEAAERRARGLLAAPFRQAVAAGEIEMPAVRGVGGSLIYFVDDTERARWREVDFDPVDPADEEVPDQDPADAGLVRVDHLSQSMDYDEMLSWLLYYSAILDVEKTPGQDVADPGGLTRSQVVATRDGALRVVLNASQSRRTLSGRFLSEFFGSGTQHIALATRDIFATAAALTARGLAPLPIPENYYEDLIARFALDDDLVERLRAGRILYDRDAAGGEYFQIYTRTFADRFFFEIVERRAYDAYGAPNAPIRLAAQARLAKPVAG, encoded by the coding sequence ATGAAGACGTCGATTGCGACGGTGTCGTTGAGCGGGGACCTTCCGGAGAAACTGTCGGCGATCGCCCGGGCGGGGTTCGACGGGGTCGAGATCTTCGAGAACGACTTCCTCGCCTTCGACCTGTCGGCCCGCGAGGCCGGCAGGCTGGTGCGCGAGGAAGGCCTCGAGATCACCCTGTTCCAGCCCTTCCGCGATTTCGAGGGCCTGCCCGAGCCCCTGCGCGGGCGCGCCTTCGACCGCGCCGAGCGCAAGTTCGACCTCATGCAGGAGCTCGGCGCCGACCTCCTCCTGGTCTGCTCCAACGTCTCCCCCCAAGCCCTCGGCGGCATCGACCGCGCCGCCGACGACCTCGCCGCCCTCGGCGCGCGCGCCGCCCGCCGCGGCCTGCGCATCGGCTACGAGGCGCTCGCCTGGGGCCGCTTCGTCAACGACCACCGCGACGCCTGGGAGATCGTCCGCCGCGCCGACCATCCCGCCGTCGGCCTCATCCTCGACAGCTTCCACACCCTCGCCCGCGGCATCGACACCGCCTCGATCCGCGCCATCCCCGCCGACCGCCTCTTTCTCGTCCAGCTCGCCGACGCCCCCAAGCTCGCCCTCGACCTGCTCTCCTGGAGCCGCCACTTCCGCACCATGCCCGGACAGGGCGATCTCCCCGTCGCCGACTTCCTCGATGCCGTCCGCGCCACAGGCTACGACGGCGTCCTCTCCCTCGAGATCTTCAACGACCAGTTCCGCGCCGGCTCCGCCCGCGCCGTCGCCGTCGACGGCAAGCGCTCCCTGCTCACGCTCGCCGACCGCATCGGCCTCGCCGACATCACGGCGACCGCCAAGCGGGCCGCGCTGCCCCTGCCGCCGCGCAGCGCCGTCGAGCGCGTCGAATTCGTCGAATTCGCCCTCGACGAAGCCTCCGCGGCCGAGTTCCGCCGCCTCATCGCGAGCCTCGGCTTCCGCCGCACAGGCCGTCACCGCTCCAAGGAGGTCGAGGTCTGGACCCAGGGCGCCATCGCCCTCGTCGTCAATGCCGAGCGCGAGGGCTTCGCCCATTCCTTCTACATCACCCACGGCCCCGGCGTGTGCGCCTGGTGCCTCAAGGTGCCCGATGCCGAGGCGGCCGAGCGCCGCGCCCGCGGCCTCCTCGCCGCCCCCTTCCGCCAGGCCGTCGCCGCTGGCGAGATCGAGATGCCCGCCGTGCGCGGCGTCGGCGGCAGCCTGATCTATTTCGTCGACGACACCGAGCGCGCCCGCTGGCGCGAGGTCGATTTCGATCCCGTCGATCCGGCGGACGAAGAGGTACCCGACCAAGACCCGGCCGACGCCGGCCTCGTCCGCGTCGACCATCTCTCACAGTCCATGGACTACGACGAGATGCTGTCGTGGCTCCTCTATTATTCCGCGATCCTCGACGTCGAGAAAACGCCGGGGCAGGACGTCGCCGATCCGGGCGGGCTGACCCGCAGCCAGGTCGTCGCCACCCGCGACGGCGCCCTGCGCGTCGTCCTCAACGCCTCCCAGAGCCGCCGCACCCTCTCCGGCCGCTTCCTCAGCGAATTCTTCGGCTCCGGCACCCAGCACATCGCGCTCGCGACCCGCGACATCTTCGCGACCGCCGCCGCCCTGACGGCCCGCGGCCTCGCGCCGCTGCCGATCCCCGAAAACTATTACGAGGACCTGATCGCCCGCTTCGCCCTCGACGACGACCTCGTCGAACGCCTGCGCGCCGGCCGCATCCTCTACGACCGCGACGCCGCGGGCGGCGAATATTTCCAGATCTACACCCGCACCTTCGCCGACCGCTTCTTCTTCGAGATCGTCGAACGCCGCGCCTACGACGCCTACGGCGCCCCCAACGCCCCCATCCGCCTCGCCGCCCAGGCCAGACTCGCCAAACCCGTCGCAGGGTGA
- a CDS encoding shikimate dehydrogenase, with protein sequence MTVPQITRSVLVGLIGAGIQASRSPALHMREGAENGLSYRYDLIDTAVRGVGPEALPALLDEAEGRGFAGLNITHPFKQAILPLLTSLSDDARAIGAVNTVLFRGGERIGHNTDWWGFAEAFRRGLPGAALHHVVQLGAGGAGAATAHAALSLGVRNLLLFDLESQRAEQLAADLSERFPDRTVGAGRDLAPSVASAGGLIHATPTGMKAHPGLPFPAHLLHRELWVAEIVYFPLETELLRSARAHGCRTLDGGGMAVFQAVEAFRLFTGIVPDAERMLRHFHTMTAAGGPE encoded by the coding sequence ATGACGGTCCCTCAAATCACGAGGAGCGTGCTCGTCGGCCTGATCGGGGCCGGGATCCAGGCGTCCCGCTCGCCTGCGCTGCACATGCGGGAAGGCGCCGAGAACGGGCTCTCCTACCGCTACGACTTGATCGACACGGCCGTCCGCGGCGTCGGGCCTGAGGCTTTGCCCGCCCTCCTCGACGAGGCCGAAGGGCGCGGTTTCGCCGGGCTGAACATCACCCACCCGTTCAAGCAAGCGATCCTGCCGCTCCTGACAAGCCTGAGCGACGACGCGCGCGCGATCGGCGCCGTGAACACCGTCCTGTTCCGGGGCGGAGAGCGGATCGGTCACAACACCGATTGGTGGGGCTTCGCGGAAGCCTTCCGACGCGGGCTCCCCGGCGCCGCACTCCATCACGTGGTCCAGCTCGGGGCCGGCGGTGCTGGAGCCGCCACGGCGCATGCGGCGCTGTCTCTCGGCGTTCGGAACTTGCTTCTGTTCGACCTGGAGAGCCAGCGCGCGGAACAACTCGCGGCCGACCTCTCGGAGCGCTTTCCGGATCGGACCGTCGGCGCGGGACGGGATCTCGCACCGAGCGTGGCATCGGCGGGCGGGCTCATCCACGCGACACCGACCGGCATGAAGGCGCATCCGGGCCTCCCGTTCCCCGCGCACCTCCTGCATCGCGAGCTGTGGGTCGCGGAGATCGTCTACTTCCCCCTCGAGACCGAGCTCCTGAGGAGCGCGCGTGCGCACGGATGCCGGACGCTCGACGGCGGGGGCATGGCGGTGTTCCAGGCGGTCGAAGCCTTTCGTCTCTTCACCGGCATCGTCCCCGACGCGGAACGGATGCTGCGCCATTTCCACACGATGACGGCGGCCGGCGGGCCGGAATAA
- a CDS encoding TetR/AcrR family transcriptional regulator translates to MSGAQGGRPARRNDPDLTREDILAVAAEEFSDLGLAGARVDAIAERTKTSKRMIYYYFGSKEGLYLAVLERAYKSIRSVEGDLSLGQLAPETALATLIESTFDYDDGHPDFIRLVAIENIHKAEHMARSSSIAGLNVSVIETLGAILAEGYRRGAFRRRAEPVDVHMLISSFCFFRVSNRYTFGTIFGLDLADPAVRERHRRMIVDAVLAYLKAEA, encoded by the coding sequence ATGAGTGGAGCCCAGGGAGGGCGCCCGGCGCGCCGGAACGATCCCGATCTCACACGGGAGGACATTCTGGCGGTTGCGGCGGAAGAATTCTCCGATCTCGGCCTCGCCGGTGCGCGCGTGGATGCCATCGCCGAGCGCACGAAGACCTCCAAGCGCATGATCTATTATTATTTCGGGAGCAAGGAGGGGCTCTACCTCGCCGTTCTCGAACGGGCCTACAAGTCGATCCGCAGCGTGGAGGGCGACCTCTCCCTCGGTCAGCTCGCGCCGGAGACCGCGCTCGCGACGCTGATCGAATCGACGTTCGACTATGACGATGGGCATCCGGATTTCATCCGCCTCGTTGCAATCGAGAACATCCACAAGGCGGAGCACATGGCGCGATCGTCCTCGATCGCCGGGCTCAACGTCTCGGTCATCGAGACCCTCGGTGCGATCCTCGCCGAGGGATATCGGCGTGGCGCCTTCCGCCGGCGCGCCGAGCCGGTCGACGTCCACATGCTGATCAGCTCGTTCTGCTTCTTCCGGGTTTCGAACCGATACACGTTCGGAACCATCTTCGGGCTTGATCTCGCCGATCCGGCCGTGCGGGAGCGCCACCGGCGGATGATCGTCGATGCCGTGCTCGCCTACCTGAAGGCCGAGGCCTGA
- a CDS encoding sugar ABC transporter substrate-binding protein, whose protein sequence is MKTGLATVALGALAVALPWLAGAALAADKGEIVVFVPSSTNPYIGQFEKGAKAKAQELGYSVKAIENNFNQSEQDSQVQQQLASGEKVAGYIWWPFENAAGIGALRALSKSGAPVIVSNQFPLKGTDKFYTAYAGANDILSGKTAAEMLLKACADAKIKCGKGAIIRFPAGVSAGDDRVTGFEEAVKGKLDVISVTPTAGFLEDEGYKVAAQIIPANKGELTWIYTENDSIAGAAAQAARENGLTPGKDILIVGGTCHGDSSHVVNGDLVGTAIQSGYFEGWLAVQTLVKYIDTGKVEPGEVYLPADPDHPPADTGAPHKLNFLPNPAVGNTQAAYDQAKLWGKSIKELCNF, encoded by the coding sequence ATGAAAACCGGACTTGCGACGGTTGCACTCGGCGCGCTCGCGGTGGCGCTGCCGTGGCTGGCGGGCGCCGCTCTCGCCGCGGACAAGGGCGAGATCGTCGTTTTCGTGCCGTCGAGCACGAACCCCTATATCGGCCAGTTCGAGAAGGGCGCCAAAGCGAAGGCGCAGGAACTCGGCTATTCGGTCAAGGCGATCGAAAACAACTTCAATCAGTCCGAGCAGGACAGCCAGGTCCAGCAGCAGCTCGCCTCGGGTGAGAAGGTCGCCGGTTATATCTGGTGGCCGTTCGAGAACGCGGCCGGGATCGGCGCGCTGCGGGCGCTGTCGAAATCCGGCGCGCCGGTGATCGTGTCGAACCAGTTCCCGCTCAAGGGCACCGACAAGTTCTACACCGCCTATGCCGGCGCGAACGACATCCTGAGCGGCAAGACGGCGGCCGAGATGCTGCTCAAGGCCTGCGCCGATGCCAAGATCAAGTGCGGCAAGGGCGCGATCATCCGCTTTCCGGCCGGCGTGTCGGCGGGTGACGATCGCGTCACCGGCTTCGAGGAGGCCGTGAAGGGCAAGCTCGACGTGATCTCGGTGACGCCGACGGCGGGCTTCCTGGAAGACGAAGGCTATAAGGTCGCGGCCCAGATCATTCCGGCCAACAAGGGCGAGCTGACCTGGATCTATACCGAGAACGACTCGATCGCCGGCGCGGCGGCGCAGGCGGCGCGCGAGAACGGCCTGACGCCGGGCAAGGATATCCTCATCGTCGGCGGAACCTGCCACGGCGACTCCAGCCACGTGGTCAACGGCGATCTCGTCGGAACCGCGATCCAATCCGGCTATTTCGAAGGCTGGCTCGCGGTTCAGACCCTGGTGAAATATATCGACACCGGCAAGGTCGAACCGGGCGAGGTCTATCTGCCCGCCGATCCCGATCATCCGCCGGCGGATACGGGCGCCCCGCACAAGTTGAATTTCCTGCCCAATCCGGCTGTCGGCAACACCCAGGCGGCCTATGATCAGGCGAAGCTCTGGGGCAAGAGCATCAAAGAGCTCTGCAACTTCTGA
- a CDS encoding sugar ABC transporter ATP-binding protein, producing the protein MLRMRNIAKRYGAAVALEDVDLSVEAGEVMALLGENGAGKSTLVKILSGLEQPDAGSIAIAGATVTIGSPGRARSAGISYVAQELSVIGSLSVAENVFLGDDSIGVLRGPRRLARLARPFLARVGLDHVDPLRPADAFSVAERQLVEIARLLSRKARIAILDEPTAALSETEIERVKAAVRALAAEGCAVIYVTHRLGEVFELARRVTVIRNGRSFDAVETRSLDVERLIEMMLGRRLEQMFPARAESPGDVVLAVENCLCPGLSAPVSFTVRRGEMLGLAGQVGSGANAILKALAGLVPIQQGRIVFQGRPFTPRTIRDSIAAGIAYCSDDRKRDGVFAVRNLVENLTAPTLRAVSRGGLIDRAAEGAHARTIAQQFDVDVNRLDRLAGHLSGGNQQKVALGKWIGLAPSLLLVEEPTRGVDVGARAEIYRHLRAQTERGLAVLFASSDTHEVLGLSDRIGTFFHGRLVGLAPAQTMTAESVTRAVTHPDLAA; encoded by the coding sequence ATGCTCAGGATGCGGAACATCGCCAAGCGCTACGGTGCCGCCGTCGCACTCGAGGACGTCGATCTCTCGGTCGAGGCGGGGGAGGTGATGGCGCTGCTCGGCGAGAACGGCGCCGGCAAGAGTACCCTCGTCAAGATCCTGTCCGGCCTCGAGCAGCCCGACGCCGGCTCGATCGCGATCGCGGGCGCCACGGTGACGATCGGCTCGCCCGGCCGTGCGCGGTCCGCGGGCATCTCCTACGTCGCCCAGGAACTCAGCGTCATCGGCTCGTTGAGTGTCGCGGAGAACGTCTTTCTCGGCGACGACAGCATCGGCGTCTTGCGCGGCCCCCGCCGCCTCGCCCGTCTCGCCCGGCCCTTTCTCGCCCGCGTCGGCCTCGATCACGTCGACCCGCTGCGGCCCGCCGATGCCTTTTCCGTCGCCGAGCGGCAACTCGTCGAGATCGCGCGTCTCCTGTCGCGCAAGGCGCGGATCGCGATCCTGGACGAACCGACCGCGGCGCTCTCCGAGACGGAAATCGAGCGCGTCAAGGCGGCGGTTCGTGCGCTGGCCGCCGAGGGCTGTGCGGTGATCTACGTGACGCACCGCCTCGGCGAGGTGTTCGAGCTCGCCCGGCGCGTCACCGTCATCCGCAACGGCCGCAGCTTCGACGCCGTCGAGACCCGGTCCCTCGATGTCGAGCGTCTCATCGAGATGATGCTCGGCCGGCGGCTCGAGCAGATGTTTCCCGCGCGCGCCGAGAGCCCGGGCGACGTCGTGCTCGCGGTGGAGAATTGCCTCTGCCCCGGCTTGTCTGCGCCCGTCAGCTTCACGGTGCGGCGGGGCGAGATGCTCGGCCTTGCCGGTCAGGTCGGCAGCGGCGCCAACGCCATCCTCAAAGCGCTCGCCGGTCTCGTGCCGATCCAGCAGGGTCGGATCGTCTTCCAAGGGCGGCCGTTCACGCCCCGGACGATCCGCGACAGCATCGCCGCCGGCATCGCCTATTGCTCCGACGACCGCAAACGGGACGGCGTCTTCGCGGTGCGCAACCTCGTCGAGAACCTGACGGCACCGACGCTGCGCGCGGTCTCCCGCGGGGGCCTGATCGATCGCGCCGCGGAGGGCGCCCACGCCCGCACGATCGCCCAGCAGTTCGATGTCGACGTCAATCGGCTCGATAGGCTCGCCGGTCACCTGAGCGGCGGAAACCAGCAGAAGGTGGCGCTCGGCAAGTGGATCGGGCTCGCGCCGTCTCTGCTCCTCGTGGAGGAGCCGACGCGCGGCGTCGACGTCGGGGCCCGCGCCGAGATCTATCGCCACCTCCGGGCCCAGACCGAACGCGGGCTCGCCGTGCTGTTCGCCTCGTCCGATACCCACGAGGTGCTCGGCCTCTCGGATCGCATCGGCACCTTCTTCCACGGCCGCCTCGTCGGCCTCGCGCCCGCCCAGACCATGACGGCCGAGAGCGTCACCCGTGCCGTCACCCACCCCGATCTCGCGGCCTGA
- a CDS encoding ABC transporter permease codes for MAPTSASAAGRRPFGRGTWRFAGLSVAAASLLLMAVAGLSTPSFLTVGNGLVIVRAASMTGIVAVAMSFVTLSGNLFALSASALGAFLAVVFALVTAAAGLGAGLGAVLVVAVAAGALQGVAVNLTGNPIIATLAFGAVFRGLASVLSGNGVLRINDAAATWIGTARPLGIPTQSWAFVILAALAWLTVRKTSLGRRILLSGANREAAVASGLRVAAVTGTALAILSVGAAIVAVFTVCQFSEARANLFNGYDFDYIAAVLVGGIALRGGQGSPLQAALGAVLIALLENLMLLNGFSAGLRMTIVGAVVVGATSAFHLLQDKT; via the coding sequence ATGGCACCGACATCCGCATCCGCCGCCGGCCGGCGTCCCTTCGGACGCGGCACCTGGCGCTTCGCCGGGCTCTCGGTCGCGGCCGCATCGCTCCTCCTGATGGCGGTCGCGGGCCTCTCCACGCCGTCCTTCCTGACGGTCGGCAACGGTCTCGTCATCGTGCGCGCGGCCTCGATGACGGGGATCGTCGCCGTCGCCATGAGCTTCGTGACGCTGTCCGGCAACCTCTTCGCCCTGTCGGCGAGCGCGCTCGGCGCGTTTCTCGCTGTAGTGTTCGCCCTCGTCACCGCGGCCGCCGGCCTCGGCGCCGGGCTCGGCGCGGTCTTGGTCGTCGCCGTGGCCGCGGGGGCGCTGCAAGGCGTCGCCGTGAACCTCACCGGAAATCCGATCATCGCGACGCTTGCCTTCGGGGCGGTCTTCCGTGGGCTCGCGTCGGTGCTGAGCGGGAACGGCGTGCTGCGCATCAACGATGCGGCGGCGACCTGGATCGGGACCGCGCGTCCCCTCGGCATCCCGACGCAGAGCTGGGCCTTCGTGATCCTTGCCGCACTCGCCTGGCTCACCGTCCGCAAGACGAGCCTCGGACGGCGGATCCTCTTGAGCGGGGCCAACCGGGAGGCGGCGGTCGCGAGCGGCCTGCGCGTCGCCGCCGTCACCGGCACGGCCCTCGCGATCCTGTCGGTCGGCGCGGCGATCGTCGCGGTGTTCACCGTGTGCCAGTTCTCGGAGGCGCGGGCCAACCTCTTCAACGGCTACGATTTCGACTACATCGCCGCGGTGCTGGTCGGGGGCATCGCGCTCAGGGGAGGACAGGGATCGCCTCTCCAGGCGGCGCTCGGCGCGGTGCTCATCGCGCTGCTCGAGAACCTGATGCTGCTCAACGGCTTTTCCGCCGGGCTTCGGATGACGATCGTCGGCGCCGTGGTCGTCGGTGCGACGAGCGCCTTCCATCTGCTGCAGGACAAGACGTGA
- a CDS encoding ABC transporter permease: MNRLDPRRDLAVRFAFMLLVYAAFALKLPAYYSVAGIASLLDGAFLTGIIALGVGLTMIAGEMDLSVGSMAALAGIVSIKLAAIGIIPAICLTALLAALVGALQGWCIAWLRINSLIFTVGTLIAFRGLALLLSGEQTANIPLDELESIDFLDVHWGFLSPLSLTLFAVALLLGLLATTTIWCREIFAIGGGRAEARAAGVPTRRPIVLAFALSGGLAGLAGAFLSLEAGSATPLGYEAVLLDAVTACLIGGVALQGGRGSVLGILVGLFTLRFLVSGIASLGAPFWAQSLASGALLITLILAEGGYSAWARRRAFSRRLSVDGSRT; this comes from the coding sequence ATGAACCGTCTCGATCCGCGCCGCGATCTCGCGGTCCGCTTCGCCTTCATGCTTCTGGTCTATGCCGCGTTCGCGCTGAAGCTGCCGGCCTATTACAGCGTCGCCGGCATCGCCTCGCTGCTGGACGGGGCCTTTCTCACCGGTATTATCGCCCTCGGCGTCGGGCTCACCATGATCGCCGGCGAGATGGATCTCTCCGTCGGCTCGATGGCCGCGCTCGCGGGCATCGTCTCGATCAAGCTGGCGGCGATCGGCATCATTCCGGCGATCTGCCTGACGGCCCTGCTCGCCGCCCTCGTCGGCGCGTTGCAGGGCTGGTGCATCGCCTGGCTTCGCATCAACTCGCTCATCTTCACCGTCGGCACGCTGATCGCCTTCCGCGGCCTCGCCCTGCTGCTCTCCGGGGAGCAGACGGCGAACATTCCGCTCGACGAGCTCGAGTCCATCGACTTCCTCGACGTTCATTGGGGCTTCCTGTCCCCGCTGAGCCTGACCCTCTTCGCCGTCGCCCTCCTCCTCGGTCTGCTGGCGACGACCACGATCTGGTGTCGCGAGATCTTCGCGATCGGTGGCGGTCGGGCGGAGGCCCGGGCGGCCGGCGTGCCGACGCGACGGCCTATCGTGCTCGCGTTCGCACTGTCGGGCGGTCTCGCCGGGCTCGCGGGCGCGTTCCTGTCGCTCGAGGCCGGCAGCGCGACGCCGCTCGGCTACGAGGCGGTGCTGCTCGATGCCGTGACCGCGTGCCTGATAGGCGGCGTCGCTTTGCAGGGCGGGCGCGGCAGCGTGCTCGGCATTCTCGTCGGGCTCTTCACCCTGCGCTTCTTGGTGAGCGGGATCGCGAGCCTCGGCGCCCCGTTCTGGGCCCAGAGCCTCGCAAGCGGCGCGCTCCTCATCACGCTCATCCTCGCCGAAGGCGGCTATTCCGCATGGGCTCGCCGGCGCGCATTCTCGAGGCGCTTGAGCGTGGACGGGAGCCGGACGTGA
- a CDS encoding cyclase family protein produces MTGSDDDNPALGRDWFPSPWGADDQRGNANLLGPHKVLEALALVRFGETIPLGFPYTPRMPFSPGRSFTLTLQGGPEGTGGPVGAKSRTVWNDDFVATEIGQMGTHMDALGHLGHQRLMGCGHCRTLLYNGNRLDEIWTPSGLSRLGIEQAPIFVTRGVLLDVEGLKGAPLARGVEITPDDLRACLDRQGLPADGWLRPGDVVLIRTGHGSRFETEAETWYDSAPGLGLPAAEYLSAFRPCVVGADNFAVDVMPPVDPDFVLPCHQHLIIRHGIHLHEGMNLAALAARGISEFVYVFAPLPIVGATGSPGMPFAIV; encoded by the coding sequence GTGACGGGATCGGACGACGACAATCCGGCGCTCGGACGGGATTGGTTCCCGTCGCCCTGGGGGGCGGACGATCAGCGTGGCAATGCGAACCTGCTCGGGCCCCACAAGGTGCTCGAAGCGCTCGCTCTCGTGCGTTTCGGCGAGACCATCCCGCTGGGGTTCCCCTACACCCCGCGCATGCCGTTCTCGCCGGGCCGATCCTTCACGCTGACGCTGCAAGGCGGTCCTGAAGGGACGGGCGGCCCGGTCGGCGCGAAGAGCCGAACGGTCTGGAACGACGATTTCGTCGCCACCGAGATCGGGCAGATGGGCACGCACATGGATGCGCTCGGCCACCTCGGCCATCAGCGCCTCATGGGGTGCGGCCATTGCCGGACCCTGCTCTACAACGGCAACCGGCTCGACGAAATCTGGACGCCGTCGGGGCTGTCGCGGCTCGGCATCGAGCAGGCGCCGATCTTCGTCACGCGCGGCGTCCTCCTGGACGTGGAAGGTCTCAAGGGCGCGCCCCTCGCGCGCGGGGTCGAGATCACGCCGGACGATCTGCGCGCCTGCCTCGATCGACAAGGCCTGCCCGCGGACGGATGGCTGCGGCCCGGCGACGTCGTCTTGATCCGCACCGGGCACGGCTCGCGCTTCGAGACGGAAGCGGAGACGTGGTACGACAGTGCGCCGGGGCTTGGGCTTCCCGCCGCCGAATATCTCTCTGCTTTCCGACCCTGCGTGGTCGGTGCGGACAATTTCGCCGTCGACGTGATGCCGCCAGTCGATCCCGACTTCGTGCTGCCGTGCCATCAGCACCTGATCATCCGTCACGGCATTCATCTGCACGAGGGGATGAACCTCGCCGCCCTTGCCGCCCGCGGCATCAGCGAATTCGTCTACGTCTTCGCGCCTTTGCCGATCGTCGGCGCCACCGGCTCGCCGGGCATGCCGTTCGCGATCGTCTGA